A single genomic interval of Bradyrhizobium sp. AZCC 1693 harbors:
- the infA gene encoding translation initiation factor IF-1: MAKEELIQFEGLVTEILPDARYRVQLDAGHEIVAYTAGKMKKNRIKTLAGDRVTIEMSPYDLEKGRLIFRHKDERPSTGAPRSGPPRGGQFRRR, translated from the coding sequence ATGGCTAAAGAAGAGCTGATCCAGTTCGAAGGACTGGTGACCGAAATCCTCCCCGACGCGCGCTACCGCGTGCAGCTCGACGCCGGACACGAAATTGTTGCCTACACCGCCGGAAAGATGAAGAAGAACCGGATCAAGACGCTGGCAGGCGATCGGGTAACGATCGAAATGTCGCCCTACGATCTGGAGAAGGGTCGCCTGATCTTCCGTCACAAGGACGAGCGTCCCAGTACAGGAGCCCCGCGTAGCGGGCCGCCGCGCGGCGGCCAGTTCCGCCGCCGGTAA
- a CDS encoding DEAD/DEAH box helicase: MTSFQDFGLADPISRALKEENYHTPTPIQAQTIPLAMTGRDVVGIAQTGTGKTAAFALPILHRILENRIRPQPKTCRVLVLSPTRELSGQILDSFNAYGRHIRLSSALAIGGVPMGRQVRSVMQGVEVMVATPGRLLDLVQSNGLKLNQVEFLVLDEADRMLDMGFINDIRKVVAKLPIKRQTLFFSATMPKDIAELAEAMLRDPARVAVTPVASTVERITQRIIQVDFSAKSGVLAQILKQETVDRALVFTRTKHGADKVVKTLAKAGIDANAIHGNKSQNHRERVLAAFRTGEIRTLVATDIAARGIDVDGISHVVNFDLPNIPETYVHRIGRTARAGAEGVAISLIAGAEEMGYLRDIERLIRITLPREDRRTPGSRDAAPAPAQRPAQQHRGGRSAPRAHTARSQDSRGHDSRGHDSRGHDSRGHESRGHETRGHESAPGSKGPRRPRRGGGNNAAPQPNRHEQPRPAQQAGKSRGGKSEGIQGVAFLHRESRPNTQPNRTHRPQR; this comes from the coding sequence TTGACCTCCTTTCAGGATTTCGGCCTCGCCGATCCCATCTCGCGTGCACTCAAGGAAGAAAATTACCACACGCCCACGCCCATCCAGGCCCAGACCATCCCCCTCGCAATGACCGGCCGTGACGTCGTCGGCATCGCCCAGACCGGCACCGGCAAGACCGCAGCCTTCGCGCTGCCGATCCTGCACCGCATTCTGGAAAACCGCATCCGGCCGCAGCCCAAGACCTGCCGCGTGCTGGTGCTCTCGCCGACCCGCGAATTGTCCGGCCAGATCCTCGACAGCTTCAACGCCTATGGCCGCCACATCCGCCTGAGCTCAGCGCTGGCGATCGGCGGCGTGCCGATGGGCCGTCAGGTCCGTTCGGTGATGCAGGGCGTCGAGGTCATGGTGGCGACCCCCGGCCGCCTGCTCGATCTCGTGCAGAGCAACGGGCTGAAGCTTAACCAGGTCGAGTTCCTCGTGCTCGACGAAGCCGACCGCATGCTCGACATGGGCTTCATCAACGACATCCGCAAAGTCGTCGCCAAGCTGCCGATCAAGCGCCAGACGCTGTTCTTCTCGGCCACCATGCCGAAGGATATCGCGGAACTCGCCGAAGCCATGCTGCGCGACCCCGCCCGCGTGGCGGTGACGCCGGTGGCCTCGACGGTGGAGCGCATCACCCAGCGCATCATCCAGGTCGATTTCTCGGCCAAATCGGGCGTGCTGGCGCAGATCCTCAAGCAGGAAACGGTTGACCGCGCGCTGGTGTTTACCCGCACCAAGCACGGCGCCGACAAGGTCGTGAAGACGCTGGCCAAGGCCGGCATCGACGCCAACGCCATTCACGGCAACAAGTCGCAAAACCACCGCGAGCGTGTGCTGGCGGCGTTCCGCACCGGCGAGATCCGCACCCTGGTGGCGACAGACATTGCCGCCCGCGGCATCGACGTCGACGGCATCAGCCATGTGGTGAATTTCGATCTGCCCAACATCCCGGAAACCTATGTCCACCGCATCGGCCGCACCGCGCGCGCCGGCGCCGAAGGCGTTGCGATCTCGCTGATCGCGGGCGCCGAGGAGATGGGTTATCTGCGCGACATCGAGCGGCTGATCCGCATCACGCTGCCGCGGGAAGACCGTCGCACGCCCGGCAGCCGCGACGCCGCGCCGGCCCCCGCGCAACGCCCTGCACAGCAGCACAGGGGTGGACGGTCCGCCCCGCGTGCCCACACCGCCCGGTCCCAGGACTCCAGAGGACATGACTCCAGAGGACATGACTCCAGAGGACATGACTCCAGAGGTCATGAATCCCGTGGGCATGAAACCCGGGGACATGAATCGGCACCGGGATCAAAAGGCCCTCGCCGACCCCGCCGCGGTGGTGGTAATAATGCCGCGCCGCAGCCGAACCGGCACGAACAGCCGCGTCCGGCGCAGCAGGCCGGCAAGAGCCGAGGCGGGAAAAGTGAGGGCATTCAGGGCGTCGCCTTCTTGCATCGCGAGAGCCGTCCGAATACTCAACCCAACCGTACCCACCGACCGCAGCGCTAA
- a CDS encoding TadE/TadG family type IV pilus assembly protein — protein MQKMSLRVRDLLNDRSGLAAVEFAFVFPMMVVMYFGVVELSSAISVDRKATQVARTLSDLTSQSVSVVDADLINFGQAAKAIMTPYPPSPLIFSITEVYVDKTTAVARVQWSKGLTIDTSGNVAIAAAAPHNMGDVVVLPPGLVVAKAKGTYVIWSEVSYKYTPTVGYVLASTGITFRDAAFTRPRLALCVLYQTSSCPES, from the coding sequence ATGCAGAAGATGTCACTTCGTGTACGCGATCTGTTGAATGATCGCAGCGGTCTCGCAGCGGTCGAGTTTGCCTTCGTCTTTCCGATGATGGTGGTGATGTACTTCGGCGTGGTCGAGTTATCGTCGGCTATTTCCGTGGATCGCAAGGCCACCCAGGTGGCGCGGACGCTTTCCGATCTGACATCCCAGTCGGTGAGTGTGGTTGATGCCGATCTCATCAATTTTGGTCAAGCGGCAAAGGCGATCATGACACCCTATCCGCCATCGCCGTTGATATTCTCGATCACGGAGGTTTACGTCGATAAAACGACGGCTGTCGCTCGGGTTCAGTGGAGCAAGGGGTTGACGATCGATACATCAGGCAATGTCGCAATCGCGGCGGCGGCGCCTCATAATATGGGTGATGTTGTCGTGCTGCCGCCAGGTCTTGTCGTGGCCAAGGCCAAGGGGACATACGTGATCTGGAGCGAGGTCAGTTACAAGTATACGCCGACAGTCGGCTATGTGCTGGCGAGCACTGGCATTACCTTTAGGGATGCCGCCTTCACACGTCCGCGCCTGGCGCTCTGTGTTCTATATCAGACGAGTAGCTGTCCGGAGTCGTAA
- a CDS encoding cold-shock protein, whose amino-acid sequence MSMGTVKWFNATKGYGFIQPDDGGNDVFVHISAVERAGLGTLREGQKISYEIVADRRSGKSSADNLRAAG is encoded by the coding sequence GTGAGCATGGGAACCGTGAAGTGGTTTAACGCAACCAAGGGCTATGGCTTCATCCAGCCGGATGACGGCGGCAATGACGTGTTCGTGCACATCAGCGCTGTCGAGCGTGCCGGCCTCGGAACGTTGCGTGAAGGCCAGAAGATCTCCTACGAAATCGTGGCAGATCGCCGCTCTGGCAAATCTTCGGCCGACAATCTGCGCGCCGCCGGATAA
- the urtB gene encoding urea ABC transporter permease subunit UrtB, which yields MRAVLLAILLTAAFAVPALAGPFEHAVAKFANDDFSDTDEAIGAVAVSGNPLAFPIISALQDGRLSADPDTKKVFVTGSDGKIIDAATGAAIDKLPDNAAAVRLNNRLRRAVEAALGGLTLLSPDPAKRIAAAQSVFKSHDENALAVIDGALAKETNKGAKAAFTEARAAILLYKADATEVEKLEAVAIVKAKGDQEAMALLTGLGSDVPPNVARAAASAIASIQSNLAMWSMVQNAWYGLSLGSVLLLAAIGLAITFGVMGVINMAHGEMVMIGAYTTFVVQEVIRTRYPGLFDYSLLIAVPLAFLVAGAIGVLIERGIIRFLYGRPLETLLATWGLSLVLQQAVRTMFGPTNREVGNPSWMSGAFELGQITITYNRLWILCFTLAVFVILLAMLRYTALGLEMRAVTQNRRMAASMGIATSRVDALTFGLGSGIAGIAGVALSQIDNVSPNLGQSYIIDSFMVVVFGGVGNLWGTLVGAFTLGIANKFLEPVAGAVLGKIAILVLIILFIQKRPRGLFALKGRAVEA from the coding sequence ATTCGCGCGGTTCTGCTCGCAATCCTCCTGACCGCAGCTTTCGCCGTGCCGGCGCTGGCGGGTCCGTTCGAGCATGCGGTCGCCAAATTCGCCAATGACGATTTCTCCGATACCGACGAGGCGATCGGCGCGGTCGCTGTCTCGGGCAATCCGCTGGCCTTTCCCATCATCAGCGCGCTGCAGGACGGACGGCTGTCGGCCGATCCCGATACCAAGAAGGTTTTCGTGACCGGGAGCGACGGCAAGATCATCGATGCCGCAACCGGCGCCGCCATCGACAAGCTGCCCGACAATGCCGCCGCCGTCCGCCTCAACAACCGCCTTCGCCGCGCCGTAGAGGCAGCGCTCGGTGGCCTGACGCTGCTTTCGCCCGATCCCGCCAAGCGGATCGCGGCCGCGCAGTCGGTCTTCAAGAGCCACGACGAGAACGCGCTTGCCGTGATCGATGGCGCGCTCGCCAAGGAGACCAACAAGGGCGCCAAGGCAGCCTTCACCGAGGCCCGCGCCGCCATCCTGCTCTACAAGGCCGATGCGACCGAGGTGGAAAAGTTAGAGGCCGTCGCCATCGTCAAGGCGAAGGGCGACCAGGAAGCGATGGCGCTGTTGACCGGCCTGGGCAGCGACGTGCCGCCCAATGTCGCGCGTGCCGCGGCAAGCGCGATCGCCTCAATCCAGAGCAATCTCGCCATGTGGTCGATGGTGCAGAACGCCTGGTACGGCCTGTCGCTTGGCTCGGTGCTCCTGCTGGCCGCGATTGGCCTTGCCATCACCTTCGGCGTCATGGGGGTCATCAACATGGCCCATGGCGAGATGGTGATGATCGGCGCCTACACCACTTTCGTGGTGCAGGAAGTCATTCGCACCCGCTATCCCGGCCTGTTCGACTATTCGCTGTTGATTGCGGTCCCTCTGGCCTTTCTGGTGGCCGGGGCGATCGGCGTCCTGATCGAACGCGGCATCATCCGCTTCCTCTATGGCCGCCCGCTGGAAACCCTGCTCGCGACCTGGGGCCTCTCGCTGGTGCTGCAACAGGCCGTGCGCACCATGTTCGGTCCGACCAACCGCGAGGTCGGCAATCCGTCCTGGATGAGCGGCGCGTTCGAGCTCGGGCAGATCACCATCACCTATAACCGTCTCTGGATCCTCTGCTTCACGCTGGCCGTCTTCGTCATCCTGCTCGCCATGCTGCGCTACACGGCGCTCGGGCTCGAGATGCGCGCGGTCACTCAAAATCGCCGCATGGCGGCCTCGATGGGCATCGCCACTTCGCGCGTCGATGCGCTCACCTTCGGCCTCGGCTCCGGCATCGCCGGGATTGCCGGCGTGGCGCTGTCGCAGATCGATAATGTCAGCCCCAACCTCGGCCAGAGCTACATCATCGACAGCTTCATGGTCGTCGTGTTCGGCGGCGTCGGCAATCTCTGGGGCACGCTGGTCGGCGCGTTTACGCTCGGCATCGCCAACAAGTTCCTGGAGCCGGTGGCCGGCGCCGTGCTCGGCAAGATCGCCATTCTGGTGCTGATCATCCTGTTCATCCAGAAGCGGCCGCGCGGCCTGTTCGCGCTCAAGGGCCGGGCGGTGGAAGCATGA
- the urtC gene encoding urea ABC transporter permease subunit UrtC, translating into MTPHVLTRSLDRSASIFILVVAGLGVLIPLSNLLLPAGSALQVPTYLVALFGKYACYAILALSIDLIWGYCGILSLGHGAFFALGGYAMGMYLMRQIGSRGVYGNPILPDFMVFLNYPSLPWYWYGFDMFWFAALMVLVVPGLLAFCFGWLAFRSRVTGVYLSIITQAMTYALLLAFFRNDFGFGGNNGLTDFKDILGFNVQADGTRAALFALSCLALILAFLICRAVVTSKLGKVLIAIRDAESRTRFLGYRVESYKLFVFTLSACMAGVAGALYVPQVGIINPSEFAPGNSIEAVIWVAVGGRGTLVGAALGAVVVNYAKTYFTSGPLAPYWLFMLGALFILVTLLLPKGIVGTFTAWRESRKETEKANAESADLEDGVGEPKPAE; encoded by the coding sequence ATGACGCCGCATGTGTTGACGCGCTCGCTCGATCGCAGCGCTTCCATCTTCATTCTGGTGGTCGCAGGCCTCGGCGTGCTGATCCCGCTGTCCAACCTGCTGCTGCCGGCCGGTTCGGCGCTACAGGTGCCGACCTATCTGGTCGCGCTGTTCGGGAAATACGCCTGCTACGCCATTCTCGCGCTCTCGATCGATTTGATCTGGGGCTATTGCGGCATTCTCTCGCTCGGCCACGGCGCGTTCTTCGCGCTCGGCGGCTACGCGATGGGCATGTACCTGATGCGCCAGATCGGCAGCCGCGGCGTCTACGGCAATCCGATCCTGCCCGATTTCATGGTGTTCCTGAACTATCCAAGCCTGCCATGGTATTGGTACGGCTTCGACATGTTCTGGTTCGCGGCGCTGATGGTTCTTGTGGTGCCGGGCCTGCTGGCGTTCTGCTTCGGCTGGCTGGCGTTTCGATCGCGCGTCACCGGCGTCTATCTGTCGATCATCACGCAGGCGATGACCTACGCGTTGCTGCTGGCGTTCTTCCGCAACGATTTCGGGTTCGGCGGCAACAACGGCCTGACCGACTTCAAGGACATCCTTGGCTTCAACGTGCAGGCCGACGGCACCCGCGCGGCGTTGTTCGCGCTGAGTTGTCTGGCGCTGATCCTGGCCTTCCTGATCTGCCGGGCGGTGGTGACCTCGAAACTCGGCAAGGTCTTGATCGCGATCCGCGACGCCGAATCCCGCACGCGCTTCCTCGGCTACCGCGTCGAATCCTACAAGCTGTTCGTGTTCACGCTGTCCGCCTGCATGGCCGGCGTCGCCGGCGCGCTCTATGTCCCGCAGGTCGGCATCATCAACCCATCCGAATTCGCGCCGGGCAATTCCATCGAAGCGGTGATCTGGGTCGCCGTCGGCGGCCGCGGCACGCTGGTGGGAGCCGCGCTCGGCGCCGTCGTCGTCAACTACGCCAAAACATACTTTACCTCGGGCCCGCTGGCGCCGTACTGGCTGTTCATGCTGGGCGCGCTGTTCATCCTGGTGACGCTGCTGCTGCCGAAGGGCATCGTCGGCACCTTCACGGCGTGGCGCGAGTCTCGCAAGGAAACCGAAAAGGCCAACGCCGAAAGCGCCGATCTCGAAGACGGTGTCGGCGAACCGAAACCGGCGGAGTGA
- a CDS encoding TadE/TadG family type IV pilus assembly protein — MPFHLQQYVSGFCRDRRGNVAIIFTIAAIPLISAIGCAVDYSLATRMKTKMQTAADAASIAALSQKSPGFVAASVMTGNGTVTDGVNDAINVFDANMNGITGYQNLVRSSTVTKTGIKLAASVTYTADVSTTFLKVIGYQKLTVTGTSSSAATLPPYLDFYLTLDVSGSMGLPSTPAEQTRLGKINPDNWVQYRTASGVSCTLACHFSPKNSACVDPPVTSPTAPPANPPTTTSSYTQQYNTNGYCMGYIYSRLGQTALNNLINANSVTGALKQKPGLPTTMLPDLNNSVTPGTPNSLIKGNSKSRPDSLTAVSSCPTDGTDDCIQLRLDAVGYAVNQLFVTANASMKVSNQFRIGLYPFIRYLYSYFPLTSSINNSTTTSGTINYAAANLATLLDTNMSTDLGSGGTHIDTALTSVNGLISGGSGAVGDGSTPTTPQPYVFLVTDGAQVPQVKGVPNGSWSGSNHATTIDKQNTLATVPQCETLKGRGVIVSVLYIPYQPVSPVVTTFAGDEDTYANNNIPYIPASLQKCASPGFFYTANTPADIAAALNAMFNHALQTAHITN; from the coding sequence GTGCCATTTCATCTTCAGCAGTATGTTTCCGGTTTCTGCCGCGATCGACGCGGCAACGTCGCGATCATTTTTACGATCGCGGCGATCCCCTTGATATCCGCCATTGGTTGCGCGGTGGATTACTCGCTCGCGACCAGAATGAAGACCAAAATGCAAACCGCGGCCGACGCAGCGAGCATTGCCGCGCTTTCGCAGAAGTCGCCCGGCTTTGTCGCGGCCTCGGTCATGACAGGCAACGGCACGGTCACCGACGGTGTTAACGATGCCATTAATGTTTTTGACGCCAACATGAACGGGATCACCGGCTATCAAAATCTGGTTCGCAGCAGCACCGTTACGAAGACCGGAATCAAGCTCGCTGCAAGCGTCACGTACACGGCCGACGTATCGACAACCTTCCTGAAAGTGATCGGGTATCAGAAACTGACGGTAACGGGCACTTCAAGTTCGGCCGCCACGTTGCCGCCGTATCTTGATTTTTATCTGACGCTGGACGTCTCGGGGTCGATGGGCCTGCCGTCGACCCCCGCCGAGCAGACGCGGTTGGGCAAGATCAACCCGGATAACTGGGTCCAATACCGCACCGCCTCCGGCGTCAGCTGCACCCTGGCCTGCCATTTTTCGCCGAAAAACAGCGCGTGCGTCGATCCGCCCGTCACTTCCCCTACCGCTCCGCCTGCCAATCCCCCTACCACTACCAGTTCGTATACCCAGCAATACAATACGAATGGTTATTGCATGGGCTATATCTATTCGCGCCTCGGCCAGACCGCGCTAAATAACCTCATCAATGCGAACTCGGTCACGGGCGCACTGAAGCAGAAGCCCGGCTTGCCGACCACAATGCTTCCCGACCTGAATAACTCGGTTACTCCCGGCACGCCGAATTCGCTGATTAAGGGAAACTCCAAAAGCCGGCCGGACAGCCTGACGGCGGTTTCATCCTGCCCGACCGATGGCACCGACGACTGCATCCAGTTGCGCCTCGACGCGGTCGGCTACGCCGTGAACCAGTTGTTCGTTACCGCGAACGCCTCCATGAAGGTTTCCAATCAGTTTAGGATCGGGCTCTACCCGTTCATTCGGTACCTCTACTCCTATTTTCCTCTGACCAGCAGCATCAACAACTCTACCACCACCTCCGGCACCATCAACTATGCCGCCGCGAACCTTGCCACGTTGCTTGACACAAATATGAGTACAGACCTTGGCTCCGGCGGCACGCATATCGATACCGCGCTTACTTCGGTCAACGGCCTCATCTCCGGCGGCAGCGGCGCCGTCGGCGACGGCAGCACGCCGACCACCCCGCAGCCTTACGTCTTCCTTGTCACCGACGGCGCACAAGTCCCCCAGGTGAAAGGCGTTCCCAACGGTTCCTGGTCGGGCAGCAACCACGCTACCACGATTGATAAACAGAACACCCTGGCGACCGTTCCCCAATGCGAAACTCTCAAGGGCCGCGGCGTCATCGTTTCCGTGCTCTATATTCCCTATCAACCGGTCTCACCCGTGGTTACGACCTTTGCCGGCGACGAAGACACCTATGCCAACAACAACATTCCGTATATTCCGGCCAGCCTGCAGAAATGCGCGTCGCCCGGCTTCTTCTACACCGCGAACACGCCCGCCGATATCGCCGCGGCGCTGAACGCCATGTTCAACCACGCGCTGCAGACCGCGCATATTACGAACTGA
- a CDS encoding sterol desaturase family protein — MSTLPMEVIEVIGQTMAKVVPITIVLGLVFAVLSHFWACNPGKPWWRKRELITDICYWFFVPVFARILRIGLLVLGAAIVFNIHDPDELIAFYDNGHGPMSQLPLWVQAILFLVASDFMLYWLHRMFHGGGFWKYHAIHHSSEDLEWISAARFHPVNLFVGTILVDVILLMAGISPNIMLWVGPFTTFHSAFVHANLSWTLGPFKYVLATPVFHRWHHTSLEEGGNTNFAGTFPLWDILFGTFRMPENRLPDDYGVDDQEIPTEIGGQLAYPFRQ; from the coding sequence ATGTCCACTCTGCCAATGGAAGTCATCGAGGTAATAGGCCAGACGATGGCGAAGGTCGTTCCGATCACGATCGTGCTCGGCCTTGTGTTCGCGGTACTCTCGCATTTCTGGGCCTGCAATCCGGGCAAGCCTTGGTGGCGCAAGCGCGAACTCATCACCGACATCTGCTACTGGTTCTTCGTGCCGGTATTTGCGCGCATCTTGCGCATTGGGCTTTTGGTGCTCGGCGCTGCCATCGTCTTCAACATTCACGATCCCGACGAACTGATCGCATTCTACGACAATGGTCATGGGCCGATGTCGCAGCTTCCGCTCTGGGTTCAGGCGATCTTGTTCCTCGTTGCGTCCGACTTCATGCTGTACTGGCTGCACCGCATGTTTCACGGTGGCGGCTTCTGGAAATATCACGCCATCCATCACTCCTCGGAAGATCTCGAGTGGATCTCCGCGGCGCGGTTTCATCCCGTCAACCTGTTCGTCGGAACGATTTTGGTCGACGTCATCCTGCTGATGGCGGGCATTTCTCCCAACATCATGCTGTGGGTCGGGCCGTTCACGACCTTCCACTCCGCTTTCGTTCACGCCAACCTGAGCTGGACGTTGGGGCCGTTCAAATACGTGCTCGCCACGCCGGTCTTCCACCGCTGGCATCACACCTCGCTCGAAGAGGGCGGCAATACCAATTTCGCGGGCACCTTTCCGCTCTGGGACATCCTGTTCGGCACGTTCCGCATGCCGGAGAACCGGCTGCCTGACGATTACGGTGTGGACGATCAGGAGATCCCGACCGAGATCGGTGGGCAGTTGGCCTATCCATTCCGTCAATAG
- a CDS encoding A24 family peptidase: protein MILDTARLLLFPALMAFAAASDLFTMTISNRVSLALIAGFVALALLGGMGLHDILLHFGAGAAVLVVAFACFAMGWVGGGDAKVAASVALWFGFDHLLDFLLYASLLGGALTVLLIQFRQWPLPSLLTGQAWLNRLHDKQSGIPYGIALAMGALIIYPQTDWIKAIDLAHIAMR, encoded by the coding sequence ATGATCCTCGATACCGCCCGCCTCCTGCTGTTTCCGGCCCTGATGGCGTTCGCAGCCGCGAGCGATCTGTTCACGATGACGATTTCGAACCGGGTGTCGCTGGCGCTGATCGCCGGCTTTGTGGCGCTCGCGCTGCTGGGCGGCATGGGCCTGCACGACATCCTCCTGCATTTCGGGGCCGGCGCGGCCGTTCTGGTGGTGGCCTTCGCCTGCTTCGCGATGGGATGGGTCGGCGGCGGCGACGCCAAGGTCGCGGCCAGCGTTGCGCTCTGGTTCGGTTTCGACCATCTCCTCGATTTTCTGCTCTATGCCTCGCTGCTCGGCGGGGCGTTGACGGTCCTGCTGATCCAGTTTCGGCAATGGCCGCTGCCTTCCCTGCTTACGGGACAAGCCTGGCTGAACCGGCTGCACGACAAACAGAGCGGGATTCCCTATGGCATCGCGCTCGCCATGGGCGCGCTGATCATCTATCCGCAGACCGACTGGATCAAGGCGATCGACCTCGCTCATATCGCCATGCGCTGA
- a CDS encoding TadE/TadG family type IV pilus assembly protein, with translation MSSPAVATVSVRKALNRFRRNRRGSAAVEFALIAPLFFVTLFAILETAIVFFAGQLLEQGTQDSARLMLTHQAQDSGMTETAFKTDLCNRIKVLFNCNGALANITVDVKVFTPGTAITITDPIVSGSLTGPFAYSLPPSGSPNTVVVRAFYEWPLFVTQLGYNISNLNGGKRLLAATAAFHVEP, from the coding sequence ATGTCGTCACCCGCTGTTGCAACAGTCTCTGTTCGAAAGGCGCTGAACCGATTTCGCCGCAACCGCCGGGGTTCGGCCGCCGTCGAGTTCGCGCTGATTGCGCCGTTGTTCTTCGTCACGCTGTTTGCGATTCTCGAGACGGCCATTGTGTTTTTCGCAGGCCAGCTTCTGGAGCAGGGAACGCAGGACAGCGCGCGGCTGATGCTCACGCATCAGGCTCAGGACAGCGGCATGACCGAAACTGCGTTCAAAACCGATCTCTGCAATCGCATCAAGGTGCTGTTCAACTGCAACGGCGCTCTGGCGAACATTACTGTGGATGTGAAGGTCTTTACCCCAGGCACTGCGATCACGATTACCGATCCGATCGTCAGTGGAAGCCTGACCGGACCTTTCGCATATTCTCTGCCGCCATCCGGCTCTCCCAATACCGTCGTGGTTCGCGCCTTCTATGAATGGCCGCTGTTCGTGACCCAACTCGGCTACAACATTTCAAATCTCAACGGCGGCAAGCGGCTGCTCGCTGCGACCGCCGCTTTTCATGTAGAGCCGTGA
- a CDS encoding pilus assembly protein N-terminal domain-containing protein yields the protein MSFKFQRIRAGARFGLRFLVAGILLWPAVCLAASDPDRIAVYVDQAKLVKLPAKVSTIVVGNPLIADVTLQSGGIIVVTGKGYGATNFIAMDRNGEVLVDRQIQVEGPTDQLVTVYRGVERESYSCMPICQRRVTLGDGEAYFRSVMDQAGSLSGQASSAGNKSAN from the coding sequence ATGTCGTTCAAGTTCCAGCGTATTCGCGCAGGCGCGCGTTTTGGATTGCGTTTCCTCGTTGCCGGAATCCTGCTGTGGCCGGCGGTCTGCCTGGCCGCGTCCGATCCCGACCGTATCGCCGTCTATGTCGATCAGGCAAAGCTCGTGAAGCTCCCTGCCAAGGTCTCCACCATCGTGGTTGGAAACCCGCTGATTGCGGACGTGACCTTGCAGAGCGGCGGCATCATCGTCGTCACCGGCAAGGGCTACGGCGCGACCAATTTCATCGCCATGGACCGCAACGGCGAGGTGCTGGTGGACCGCCAGATTCAGGTCGAAGGCCCGACCGATCAGCTCGTCACCGTCTACCGCGGCGTCGAGCGCGAGTCCTATAGCTGCATGCCGATCTGCCAGCGCCGCGTCACCCTTGGCGACGGGGAGGCCTACTTCAGATCGGTGATGGACCAGGCCGGTTCTCTCAGCGGTCAAGCCAGCAGCGCCGGAAATAAATCGGCAAACTGA
- a CDS encoding sterol desaturase family protein — MNLPTEVVEMLGQTLAKVVPVTIALALVFSVLAHFWACNPGRPWWRKRELVTDVCYWFMVPLFARVFRIGLLVLGAALLFGIRDADELIAFYDTGHGPLSSLPLWLQAILFLVAADFMMYWLHRMFHGGGFWKYHAIHHSSQDVDWISAARFHPVNLLLGTIGVDVALLMAGISPGAMLWLGPFNIFHSAFVHANLNWTLGPFKYVLATPVFHRWHHTSRAEGGDTNFAGTFPLWDILFGTFRMPGGALPDQYGLDDQPSFPREIIGQLAYPFRK, encoded by the coding sequence ATGAACCTGCCGACCGAAGTCGTCGAAATGCTCGGCCAGACCTTGGCCAAGGTGGTGCCGGTCACGATCGCGCTGGCGCTCGTGTTCTCGGTGCTGGCGCATTTCTGGGCCTGCAACCCCGGCAGGCCCTGGTGGCGCAAGCGCGAGCTCGTCACCGACGTCTGCTACTGGTTTATGGTGCCGCTGTTCGCGCGCGTGTTCCGCATCGGGTTATTGGTGCTGGGCGCCGCCCTCTTGTTTGGAATTCGCGACGCCGACGAACTGATCGCGTTCTACGACACCGGCCATGGCCCGCTGTCGAGCCTGCCATTGTGGCTGCAGGCGATCCTGTTCCTGGTCGCAGCCGATTTCATGATGTACTGGCTGCACCGCATGTTCCATGGCGGCGGCTTCTGGAAATACCACGCCATCCATCATTCGTCGCAGGATGTGGACTGGATCTCGGCGGCGCGCTTTCACCCCGTCAACCTGCTGTTGGGCACCATCGGGGTCGACGTCGCGCTGCTGATGGCCGGGATTTCGCCGGGCGCGATGCTCTGGCTCGGCCCGTTCAACATCTTCCATTCGGCGTTCGTTCACGCCAACCTCAACTGGACGCTGGGTCCGTTCAAATACGTCCTGGCGACGCCGGTGTTTCACCGCTGGCACCACACCTCCCGCGCGGAAGGCGGCGACACCAATTTTGCGGGCACCTTTCCGCTCTGGGACATCCTGTTTGGGACCTTCCGGATGCCGGGAGGCGCACTGCCGGACCAGTATGGCCTGGACGATCAGCCTTCGTTTCCCCGCGAAATCATCGGACAGCTGGCCTATCCGTTCCGCAAATAG
- a CDS encoding Flp family type IVb pilin produces the protein MKNLVSRFVKDESGATAIEYGLIAAGISIAIISVVNGLGSTLSTKFSSISSSLK, from the coding sequence ATGAAGAATCTCGTTTCGCGTTTCGTGAAGGATGAGTCCGGCGCCACCGCCATCGAATACGGCCTGATTGCCGCCGGCATCTCGATCGCGATCATCAGCGTCGTCAACGGTCTCGGCTCCACGCTGTCGACGAAGTTCAGCAGCATCTCGAGCTCACTCAAGTAA